CCTCGTAGGCGGTCGGGGCCCAATGCTCCCAGAGCGCCAGCGTGGCGGCGGGCACAAGCACCGCGCGTTCCGGCTCCTCACCCCCCTCCCAGACGAACGTGACCGTGACGGGCTCCCCGACGGCCTCGGCCAACCCGAGCACCCTCTCCACCTCGTCGTTGACCGGATAGTCCACCACCACATCGATCTTAATTCCCACGCGCCTGAGGCTACTTGCCACCTCTGACATCCGAGCCCCACTCTCCCTCGCCCTCTTCGTCCGACCGGCGGTCGGGGCGCGGCGCCATGACTGCAGCGGACGCGGTGGCCGTCGGCCTGACGCAACTCGTCGCCGAGGGGGCGCGCGGCGTCTACGGCGGGCCGTCACCAACGGCGCGAGAGGCAGGGAGCTTGAGTCTCCCGTAAAGGGAGACGGTCACGATTCCGCGATCGGAGTAGAACCGGATGGTCTGCACCGTGCCGGCTGCCGCCGGTACGACGCCGACGCCGTCAGTCGCCTGGACCGCGTGCGGACACTCCGGGAACTGGGGCTTGGCCTAGGACTTTGCTGCCGTACCGACGTCCACGCCCCCACGACATGCCAGGAGGCGTGGACGCGGCCATGCACGGTCGACCCGTCAGAGGCCGAACGCCGCCGTGCCGGTTTCCTCGGCGAGCACCCCCGTCAGGAGAAGACGACGGAGCGCAGGAGGAGGCGGTCACCGGCTCCCGCGCCGGGAGGCAGGGTGTAGTAGGTGTCGCCCTCGCAGTCGGCGTCGAGGAAAACGGTGGCGGTGGCGTCTGTACGGTTCTTGGGCGCCCGGCTGAATGAACCCGGCTCGGAGGCCGGGCCGCGCAGATTGATGCACTCGCCGCTGGCCGGATTGTTCAGGAAGCCGACGGCTTCGTATCCCTGGGCGGTGGTGTAGGTGTAGCGGAACTGGCCGGTTGCCGCCGAGGCCGAACCCGGTGCGGCCAGCAGCAGGACGAGGGCGCTGCAGGCAGCGCCGAGGGCTGCCGTGAGGGAGCGAGCAGACACTGGGATCTCTCTCTTCTGGGTGCTACTACGGTCAGTGCCAGCGATGCCCCTGAAAATGGCGAGGTAGACGCTTTGTCCCCCGGACGGGGAAGGCGAATCGTTCCACACGAGGCCGGGTGACGCCTTGTTCGATGGGTTTCGATGGAGTTCGACGGGATGGGCGCGGAGTTCGGGCGAGAGTCGGAGCGGGGTGCGCGCCGCAGCCGCGGTCTCGCCGCGCACGGCACTACGCGGCGGGATCGTTGTAGTCGTCGAGGAGGGGACTGTGGCGTTCGGCGAGCGGGCCAACGCCGAGGTCGTCCCGCATGAGTCGGCGCATTTTGGCGGCCGCCTTGCCGCGCGCCTCCCAGCGGGCGCGATCCTCCGGGCTGCTGACGGCGGTGCCGGCGATATAGCCCTCGCAGATGCGTCGCAGGCAGTGGAACACGTCGTTGGACGCCTTGACGACGGGCTGGGGCGCGATGAGCCACATCCGTTCCGACGCTATGGCTATGCCCGAGTCGCGAAAGGCGTCCCGCAGCGCGAGCGCCCGTTCGTCGGGGGAGGGGTGATCCCGCCCGGCCAGCGCCCGCAGGGTCTCGCCGAGGACCTTCACGGTGGTGGTGTACTGCGTGTAGATGTCGAGCCGCAGTCGCAGGGCCTCCTTGTCGTCGTCGTGCTTCCAGCGATTGCGATCGGCGATGAGCGTGGCGACGATGCCGATCGCGGCCCCGGCCAGGGTGGAGAGCAGTGGCAACCAGTCCATCGGGCCAGCTTGGTCCATCCCGTGTCGGTGGCACCAGGCGGGCGCACGGGGACGGCTGCCGTGATCCCGGATCTGTCAGGTTTCCGGCCGGAGCAGTCCGTTCTCCACCGCACGCTCAGGATCGGCCCAGACCCCCATGGCGGTGTTCATGTGGAGGAATCCGAGTCTCCGGTAGAAGGACTCGGTGCCGGGGTTGGCGTAGAGGATGATCTTCTTGTGGCCCCGCGCCGACTCCAGCAGCTTGCGGATGATGTCGGCGCCAAGGCCCCGTCCCTGGTGGTCGGGATGGACGGCCACATCGGCGATGTAGGCGCAGTCGCCGCCGTCGGCCAGCGCGCGCCCCGCCCCGACGAGCACGTCGGCGGCGTAAACGAAGCAGGTGTAGCGGCTGTTGCCGAACACCGTGGCGAGTGCCTCGGGCGGCTTGTGGCCCAGCGGTGCTATCCGGTACAGCCGTGACAGCTCTTCGAGGTCCACACCCTCATGGCCGTACCTCCACGCGTAGTCCGCCAACGTCCCATCCTCTCCTCCGTGTTCGACGGGTCGGCTCGTGCGTCCCGGCCGTCCGCCGCACCTTGTGTCCGGATCGTACGAACGCCGGCCCCGTCCTCGCCGGGTAATCCACGGATCCGCGATCACCGCCGCGCCGGACGCCCTTGACGCCGGACTGGTCGGGAAGCCGTGGCGGCGGGGGCCCGGCCGGCGATGACCGCGTGCGGCGGCAGCGAGCGCTCGGTGCCCAGCAGGATCGCCGCACCGGAGAGAACCATCAGCGCGAGAACCGCCCACAGGTGCCACTGCCCCGTGTCGAGCAGGAACCCCAGCAGCAGGGGCGCGACGGTACGGCAGACCGACCAGGACAGCTGGTAGACCGACAAGTACCGTCCCCGCAGGTGATCGGGTGCGGCCTGGACGGACAGGCCCAGCGAGGGCGAGGAGTGGACGAGTTCCCCGGCGGTGTAAAGCACCGCCACCGCGAGCACGGCGACGATGGCGTCCGGACCGCTGACGAACCGGGGGAGGACGGCGAAGGCGGCGAAGGACAGCGCGAAGACGACGGCGCCGAGCGCGGCCGCGCGCGTGCGCCTGGCGCGCAGGGTCAGACGGGCGACGGGGACGCCGAGTACGGCGACGAGAGCGGTGTTGACCGCGAAGACCACCCCGGCCAGGGCGTCGGGCAGGGCGACATCGCGGGTGAGGAAGACCGGCAGGGCCATGGCCTGGGTGGTGTAGCCGAAGGCGATCAGGGAATTGGCCGCCGTGATGAGCAGGTAGGGCCGGTCGGCGAGCACCTGTCGGTACCCCTCGGGGGCCCCGGGCGGTTCGGCGCGGCCGCGGACGTGCGGAATCCGGATCACCAGTACCGCGGCGACGGCGAAGACCACCGCCAGCACCTCCGCGGCCGCGATGAAGCCGGTGGTGCCGTTCAGCGCCAGCAGGCCCGCCGCCGCCAGGCTGCCGCATCCCATCCCGGCGTTGCGCAGGCTGCGGTCCCACGCCAGGAGCCGGTCACGCTCGGCGCCCTGGGCGATGTCGCCGATGAGCGCCTGCTGGCTGGGCGACGTAGCCCACATCCCCACCGCGACCACCAGGGCGACCGCCAGGAAGGCGGGGTAGGAGTCGGCGAACGGGTAGGCGGCGAACCCGATCGCGCGTAACGCGAGGACACCGACGAGCACCCGCCGGCCGCCGAACCGGTCGATCGCGGCGCCCACGGCCGGCATGAACGCCAGCGCGCAGAGCCCGGCGATCGTCAGGCCCGCACCGATCGATGTCAGGGACAGACCGGTGAGCGAGTGGACGAACAGCATCGTCAGCGGTACGTACATGCCGTCACCGATCGAGCCGGCCAGGCCGGCGGTGACGAGGCGGCGGGCACGAACACCGGCCTCAGCGGAGGTCGAGCGCACCGCGCCCCCGCTTCAGCTCGGCGAACGCGCCCGTCCCGGCCAGCGTCCGGAGGGCCTGGAACAGCCGGACCGCCTCCTCGCCCCGCGGTATGGAGGTGAGGACGGGACCGAAGAAGCCGACGCCGTCCACGGTGACGACGGGCGTCCCGGCCTCCTCGCCGACCGCTTCCTGACCGGCCTGGTGGCCGGCGCGCAGGGCCGCGTCGAATTCGTCGGTGCGCGCGGCCTCGGCCAGGGACCGGGGCAGCCCCAGTTCGTCGAGGGAGTCGGCGATGACCGCGTCGTAGTCCTTGTCACCGTCCACGTGCACACGTCGGCCGAGCGCGGTGTAGAGGTCACGCAGGACGGCTTCGCCGTGCAGGGTTTCGGCGGCCGCGCAGACCCGGGCGGGGCCCCAGGCACGGTCGTTGAACTCGCGGTACCAGGGCTCGAGTTCGCGGTGCTCGTTGAGCACGGACAGGCTCATGATCCGGAAGCGCAGGTCGATCGGCTGAAACCGTTCGACTTCGAGCAGCCACCGGGAGGTGGTCCAGGCGAAGGGACAGGCGGGGTCGAAGTAACACACGACGGACGGGGTGGCTCGCCGAGCAAGCATATCTTCCATGGAAGATAAATTATCATCCGCGGAAGATACAATGGAAGCCATGCAGCCCGATCCCATCGCCGCCATCGTCGAACAGTGGAAACGCGAGAGGCCCGATCTCGACGCGGCACCCATGCTCGTCATCGGTCGGCTCTTCCGGCTCACCAGCGCACTGGATCAGCGGCTGCGCCCGCCGTTCGCGGCCGCGGAGCTGGGCAGCGGCGACTTCGACGTGCTCGCGGCGCTACGACGCGCAGGGGCCCCCTACTCCCTGTCCGCGGGCGAACTGAGCCGCACCGTCCTGGTCACCACCGGCGCGATCACCAAGCGGGTGGACCGGCTCGAAGCCCGTGGGCTGGTCGGCAGATCCGTGGACCGGAGCGATTCGCGCGGACGCCTCATCACCCTCACTCCCGAGGGCGTCGAACTGACCGACGAACTCATCGCCGTCCACCTGGACAACCAGCGCCGGCTTCTGGCCGGGCTCAGCGCGGACGAGCAGACCCAACTCGCCGGCCTGCTCGGACGACTCGCGCTCACGCTTGCCTCGGGCGACGACTGAGACCCACGGGGGCATGGCGCTCGCGGCCTCGCTCGCCGCCCCCGTTGCCCCGTGCCGAGTTTACGCAAGCCGCTTACGTAATCCGCGCTATTCTTGCGCGCATGACGCGACGACTTGCGGAAGTGGCGAAGAAGGTAGGGGTCAGCGAGGCCACGGTCAGCCGGGTGCTCAACGGCAGGCCCGGAGTCTCCGACGCCACCCGGCAGGCCGTGCTGACGGCCCTCGACGTCCTGGGCTACGAGCGCCCCACTCAACTGCGCGGTGAGCGCGCCCGGCTCGTCGGCCTGGTCCTGCCCGAGCTGCAGAACCCCATCTTCCCCGCGTTCGCCGAGGTCATCGGCGGTGCGCTCGCCCAGCTCGGGCTCACCCCCGTGCTGTGCACCCAGACCAAGGGCGGCGTCTCGGAGGCGGACTACGTCGAACTGCTGCTCCAGCAGCAGGTGTCCGGCGTCGTCTTCGCCGGCGGCCTCTACGCCCAGGCCGACGCCCCGCACGACCACTACCGGCTGCTCGCCGACCGCAACATCCCCGTCGTCCTGGTCAACGCGGCCATAGAACACCTCGGCTTCCCGGGCGTGTCCTGTGACGACGCGGTCGCCGTCGAACAGGCCTGGCGGCACCTGGCCTCGCTCGGTCACGAACGCATCGGACTGGTCCTCGGCCCCGGCGACCACATGCCCTCCGCCCGCAAACTGGCCGCCGCGCACGACCTCACCGGCGGTCTGCCGGAAGAGCGAGTCGCCCGGGCCATCTTCTCCATCGAGGGCGGGCACGCCGCCGCCTCCCGGCTGATCGACCGGGGCGTCACCGGCATCATCTGCGCCAGCGACCCCCTCGCCCTCGGCGCGATCCGGGCCGCCCGGCGCAAGGGCTGCGACGTGCCGGGCCGGATCTCCGTGGTCGGCTACGACGACTCGGCGTTCATGAACTGCACCGAACCCCCGCTCACCACCGTCCGCCAGCCCATCGAGGCCATGGGGCGCGCGGCCGTGGAACTGCTGAACGCGCAGATCGGCGGCACCGCCGTACCCGCCGAGGAGCTGCTGTTCGAACCCGAACTGGTGGTGCGCGGATCGACCGGGCAAGCACCGCGCGACTGAGACCCCAGTACATCCAGCCCACTGTCAAATAATTACAGAACTCGCGCGACATCTTGCGGACCCTTGTCGGCGGTGCTTGAGTGTGCCGCGCCCACTGCTCCCGCCATGAGTGCCACCAAGGGGTCCATCGATGACAAGCACCGGGTTCCGCCGCACCTTCGTCGCGATCGGCGTCTGCTCCTCCCTCGCCCTCGCCGCCACCGCCTGCGGTTCGGGCGGCGACGGCTCGGCGAGCGGCAAGACGCGCATCACCGTCAACTGCGAGCCACCGAAGAGTGCCAGAACCGACCGGAAGTTCTTCGACGCGGACGTCGCCTCCTTCGAGCGGCAGAACCCGGACATCGACGTCGTCACCCACGACGCCTTCCCCTGCGAGGACCCCAAGACGTTCGACGCCAAGCTCGCCGGCGGCCAGATGGAGGACGTGTTCTACACGTACTTCACCGACGTCGGGCATGTCGTGGACATCAACCAGGCCGCGGACCTCACGCCGTACCTCAAGGAGATGAAGAGCTACGGCACGCTCCAGAAGCAGTTGCGCGACATCTACACGGTGAACGGGAAGGTGTACGGCATACCGCGTACCGGATACAGCATGGGGCTGATCTACAACCGCGCCCTGTTCGAGCGGGCCGGCCTCGACCCCGACCAGCCCCCCACCACCTGGGACGAGGTCCGCGCCGACGCCAAGAAGATCGCCGCCCTCGGCAACGGCACCGTCGGGTACGCCGACTACAGCGCCCAGAACCAGGGCGGCTGGCACTTCACCGCCGAGCTGTACTCCCAGGGCGGCGACGTCGTCAGCGCCGACGGCAAGAAGGCGACCGTCGACACTCCCGAGGGCCACGCCGTCCTGCGGAACCTGCACGACATGCGGTGGAACGACAACTCCATGGGCAGCAAACAGCTCCTCGTCATCAACGACGCACAGCAGTTGATGGGCGCCGGCAAGCTCGGCATGTACCTGGCCGCACCCGACAACATCCCGATCCTCGTCAAGGAGAAGGGCGCCCGTTACGACGACATCGCCATCGGCCCCATGCCCGGCGGCCAGGGCACCCTGATCGGCGGCGACGGCTACATGTTCAACAAGCACGACTCGCCCGCCCAGATCCGCGCCGGCCTCAAGTGGCTGGAGCACATGTACCTCACCCCCGGCAAGGGCTTCCTCGGCGACTACGCCCGCGCCAAGCGGAACAACGCCCCTGTCGGCCTGCCCGAGCCGCGCCTGTTCACCGGCGCCGCCGACGCCAAGGACCAGGCGATCAAGAAGGCCAACGCCAACGTCCCGGTGAAGAACTACCAGCCCTTCCTCGACGGCAACGCCGAACTCCGGATGAAGATCGAGCCGCCGAACGCGCAGCAGATCTACTCCGTCCTCGACGGCACCGTCTCCGCCGTCCTCACCAACAAGGACGCCGACATCGACCAGCTCCTCAAGGACGCGTCCGGCAAGATCGACGGCATTCTCGCCCGGAGCTGACCGCCATGACGAAGACGGCCGAACGACAGCCGACGGCGGCCGCCGCCTCCCCGGCCCCCGTGCCGCCCCAGGCAAGGAAGCGGGGGCGGCACCGCCTGCTCGACCAGGCCCGCGCCTACGCGTTCCTCCTCGGCGGCCTGCTCTGCTTCGCACTGTTCTCCTGGTACCCGGCGATCCGCGCGGTCGTGATCGCCTTCCAGAAGTACACCCCGGGCTCCCCGCCCCAGTGGGTCGGCACCGCCAACTTCACCCGTGTCCTGCACGACCCGGAATTCGCCGCCGCCTGGCGCAACACCTTCTCCTTCACCCTGCTCGCCCTGCTCATCGGCTTCGCCGTCCCCTTCCTCCTCGCCCTCGTCCTCAACGAACTCCGGCACGCCAAGGCCTTCTTCAGGGTCGTGGTCTACCTGCCGGTGATGATCCCGCCAGTGGTCAGCGCCCTGCTGTGGAAGTGGTTCTACGACCCGGGAGCCGGCCTCGCCAACGAGGCGCTGCGCTTCGCGCACCTGCCCACCTCGAACTGGTCCAACGGCACCGACACCGCGCTCGTCTCCCTGGTGATCGTGGCGACCTGGGCCAACATGGGCGGCACCGTCCTCATCTACCTGGCCGCCCTGCAGTCCATCCCCGGCGAGCTGTACGAGGCCGCCGAACTCGACGGCGCCGGCCTCCTCCAGCGCATCCGGCACGTCACGATCCCGCAGACCCGGTTCGTGATCCTGATGCTGATGCTCCTTCAGATCATCGCCACCATGCAGGTGTTCACCGAGCCGTTCGTCATCACCGGCGGCGGCCCCGAGAGCGCCACCGTCACCGTCCTCTACCTCATCTACAAATACGCCTTCCTCTACAACGACTTCGGCGGCGCCTGCGCCCTCAGCGTGCTGCTCCTGCTGCTGCTCGGCATCTTCTCCGCCGTCTATCTGCGGCTCACCCGCAACGAGGGGGACACCGCGTGACCGCCACCCGCACCCTGATCTCCCCGGCCACCCTCGCCCGCCCACGCGGCAAGGCGATCTACTGGACGGTGTTCACCGCCGTCGTCGTCCTCTTCGCGCTGGCCTTCCTCTTCCCGGTCTACTGGATGGTCACCGGCGCGATGAAGTCCCCCGACGAGGTGGCCCGGATCCCGCCGACGCTCGTGCCGGAGCACTGGCACACCGGTGCCTACACCGACGCCTGGGACCTGATGCAGCTCCCGCGGCACCTGTGGAACACCGTCGTCCAGGCGGCCGGCGCCTGGGCCCTCCAACTGGTGTTCTGCACGGCCGCCGCCTACGCCCTGTCCAAGCTGCGGCCCGCCTTCGGCAAGGTGATCCTGGGCGGCATCCTCGCCACCCTCATGGTCCCGGCCCAAGCGCTCGTCGTGCCCAAGTACCTCACCGTCGCCGATCTTCCGCTGCTGCACACCAGCCTGCTCAACGACCCGCTCGCCATCTGGCTGCCGGCCGTCGCCAACGCCTTCAACCTCTATCTGCTCAAACGGTTCTTCGACCAGTTGCCCCGTGACGTGCTGGAGGCCGCCGAGATCGACGGCGCCGGGAAGCTGCGCACCCTGTGGT
This Streptomyces misionensis DNA region includes the following protein-coding sequences:
- a CDS encoding GNAT family N-acetyltransferase, with translation MADYAWRYGHEGVDLEELSRLYRIAPLGHKPPEALATVFGNSRYTCFVYAADVLVGAGRALADGGDCAYIADVAVHPDHQGRGLGADIIRKLLESARGHKKIILYANPGTESFYRRLGFLHMNTAMGVWADPERAVENGLLRPET
- a CDS encoding MFS transporter, whose product is MRSTSAEAGVRARRLVTAGLAGSIGDGMYVPLTMLFVHSLTGLSLTSIGAGLTIAGLCALAFMPAVGAAIDRFGGRRVLVGVLALRAIGFAAYPFADSYPAFLAVALVVAVGMWATSPSQQALIGDIAQGAERDRLLAWDRSLRNAGMGCGSLAAAGLLALNGTTGFIAAAEVLAVVFAVAAVLVIRIPHVRGRAEPPGAPEGYRQVLADRPYLLITAANSLIAFGYTTQAMALPVFLTRDVALPDALAGVVFAVNTALVAVLGVPVARLTLRARRTRAAALGAVVFALSFAAFAVLPRFVSGPDAIVAVLAVAVLYTAGELVHSSPSLGLSVQAAPDHLRGRYLSVYQLSWSVCRTVAPLLLGFLLDTGQWHLWAVLALMVLSGAAILLGTERSLPPHAVIAGRAPAATASRPVRRQGRPARR
- a CDS encoding disulfide bond formation protein DsbA; translated protein: MEDMLARRATPSVVCYFDPACPFAWTTSRWLLEVERFQPIDLRFRIMSLSVLNEHRELEPWYREFNDRAWGPARVCAAAETLHGEAVLRDLYTALGRRVHVDGDKDYDAVIADSLDELGLPRSLAEAARTDEFDAALRAGHQAGQEAVGEEAGTPVVTVDGVGFFGPVLTSIPRGEEAVRLFQALRTLAGTGAFAELKRGRGALDLR
- a CDS encoding MarR family winged helix-turn-helix transcriptional regulator, with the translated sequence MQPDPIAAIVEQWKRERPDLDAAPMLVIGRLFRLTSALDQRLRPPFAAAELGSGDFDVLAALRRAGAPYSLSAGELSRTVLVTTGAITKRVDRLEARGLVGRSVDRSDSRGRLITLTPEGVELTDELIAVHLDNQRRLLAGLSADEQTQLAGLLGRLALTLASGDD
- a CDS encoding LacI family DNA-binding transcriptional regulator — protein: MTRRLAEVAKKVGVSEATVSRVLNGRPGVSDATRQAVLTALDVLGYERPTQLRGERARLVGLVLPELQNPIFPAFAEVIGGALAQLGLTPVLCTQTKGGVSEADYVELLLQQQVSGVVFAGGLYAQADAPHDHYRLLADRNIPVVLVNAAIEHLGFPGVSCDDAVAVEQAWRHLASLGHERIGLVLGPGDHMPSARKLAAAHDLTGGLPEERVARAIFSIEGGHAAASRLIDRGVTGIICASDPLALGAIRAARRKGCDVPGRISVVGYDDSAFMNCTEPPLTTVRQPIEAMGRAAVELLNAQIGGTAVPAEELLFEPELVVRGSTGQAPRD
- a CDS encoding ABC transporter substrate-binding protein translates to MTSTGFRRTFVAIGVCSSLALAATACGSGGDGSASGKTRITVNCEPPKSARTDRKFFDADVASFERQNPDIDVVTHDAFPCEDPKTFDAKLAGGQMEDVFYTYFTDVGHVVDINQAADLTPYLKEMKSYGTLQKQLRDIYTVNGKVYGIPRTGYSMGLIYNRALFERAGLDPDQPPTTWDEVRADAKKIAALGNGTVGYADYSAQNQGGWHFTAELYSQGGDVVSADGKKATVDTPEGHAVLRNLHDMRWNDNSMGSKQLLVINDAQQLMGAGKLGMYLAAPDNIPILVKEKGARYDDIAIGPMPGGQGTLIGGDGYMFNKHDSPAQIRAGLKWLEHMYLTPGKGFLGDYARAKRNNAPVGLPEPRLFTGAADAKDQAIKKANANVPVKNYQPFLDGNAELRMKIEPPNAQQIYSVLDGTVSAVLTNKDADIDQLLKDASGKIDGILARS
- a CDS encoding carbohydrate ABC transporter permease, which translates into the protein MTKTAERQPTAAAASPAPVPPQARKRGRHRLLDQARAYAFLLGGLLCFALFSWYPAIRAVVIAFQKYTPGSPPQWVGTANFTRVLHDPEFAAAWRNTFSFTLLALLIGFAVPFLLALVLNELRHAKAFFRVVVYLPVMIPPVVSALLWKWFYDPGAGLANEALRFAHLPTSNWSNGTDTALVSLVIVATWANMGGTVLIYLAALQSIPGELYEAAELDGAGLLQRIRHVTIPQTRFVILMLMLLQIIATMQVFTEPFVITGGGPESATVTVLYLIYKYAFLYNDFGGACALSVLLLLLLGIFSAVYLRLTRNEGDTA
- a CDS encoding carbohydrate ABC transporter permease, which translates into the protein MTATRTLISPATLARPRGKAIYWTVFTAVVVLFALAFLFPVYWMVTGAMKSPDEVARIPPTLVPEHWHTGAYTDAWDLMQLPRHLWNTVVQAAGAWALQLVFCTAAAYALSKLRPAFGKVILGGILATLMVPAQALVVPKYLTVADLPLLHTSLLNDPLAIWLPAVANAFNLYLLKRFFDQLPRDVLEAAEIDGAGKLRTLWSVVLPMSRPVLGVVSIFALVAVWQDFLWPLMVFSDTDKQPISVALVQLSQNIQLTVLLAAMVIAGIPMVALFLVFQRHIIAGISAGSTKG